One Setaria italica strain Yugu1 chromosome II, Setaria_italica_v2.0, whole genome shotgun sequence DNA segment encodes these proteins:
- the LOC101754006 gene encoding uncharacterized protein LOC101754006 produces the protein MGDHTVCLNQDESKIAAAFKTALEKIGDPHSGIVFNFYRFEYKGRDDTWYRGEIFPMTDPKSSFDKGSGNRVSIWIRAAADERRMRELVHHLLPLEDNALLKPCFAAYNSMLGKTVVSCMPCTEDFSSWISRQTQVQSDGYLHDEAKRMIWSVVSFSKVLWVNGFVSDGLDDPKNYAMMDTHVKVLPFTIRKKAITDSKMTNRNKVADLLENHLNTKWNDIDVVEFIKCLRDPILSLDVLLNHPLFLPPERRMALYVILWDVHFSPEHRDRYDAITSHANWTNLVSANDTTLMKILTYDEKNENNNICMYRNTTLQAHKFARDSCSHYFEQLRKSKKEKKRPNISPDMVDRPLKKLLPGLLSKVYALASSQDWKSV, from the exons ATGGGGGATCATACCGTGTGCTTAAATCAG GATGAAAGTAAGATTGCTGCGGCTTTTAAAACTGCATTAGAGAAGATAGGTGATCCACATTCAGGGATTGTGTTCAACTTCTACCGATTTGAGTACAAAGGAAGAGATGACACTTGGTACAGGGGTGAAATTTTCCCTATGACAGACCCCAAGTCATCATTTGACAAAGGAAGTGGAAATAGAGTATCCATCTGGATACGTGCTGCTGCAGATGAAAGGCGAATGCGAGAATTGGTTCATCATCTCTTGCCTCTTGAGGATAATGCTTTGCTGAAGCCTTGTTTTGCAGCCTATAATTCTATGCTTGGGAAGACTGTTGTTTCCTGCATGCCATGTACTGAAGATTTCAGCAGTTGGATTTCAAGACAGACCCAAGTACAGTCTGATGGCTACCTTCATGATGAGGCGAAAAGAATGATATG GTCTGTGGTATCTTTTAGTAAGGTGTTGTGGGTGAATGGCTTCGTGAGTGATGGGTTAGATGACCCAAAGAACTATGCCATGATGGACACACACGTGAAAGTTCTACCTTTTACGATTCGAAAGAAGGCAATCACTGATAGCAAAATGACTAACCGGAACAAAGTTGCTGATCTTCTTGAGAATCATCTGAACACAAAGTGGAATGATATTGATGTGGTAGAATTCATCAAGTGTTTAAGAGATCCTATACTAAG TTTGGATGTGCTTCTTAACCATCCATTGTTTCTGCCACCTGAGCGCCGCATGGCTCTGTATGTTATTTTGTGGGATGTTCACTTCTCACCTGAGCACAGGGACCGTTATGATGCAATCACATCACATGCTAACTGGACGAACTTGGTTTCAGCCAATGATACTACGCTGATGAAGATTTTGACCTATGATGAGAAAAATGAAAACAACAACATCTGCATGTATCGTAACACTACACTGCAGGCTCACAAGTTTGCCCGTGATTCTTGTTCACATTATTTTGAGCAGTTGAGAAAGAGTAAGAAG GAGAAGAAGAGACCAAATATCTCACCAGACATGGTGGATAGGCCACTTAAGAAGCTGTTGCCTGGGTTACTGTCAAAGGTTTATGCTTTGGCAAGCAGCCAAGATTGGAAATCCGTATAG
- the LOC101754660 gene encoding uncharacterized protein LOC101754660 produces MATAADLRRVSEDELRKCDLFRCFCCWRRRCSLGIPRIGPRSEYLPANADKGRMLRRGLEGSGAPYQLYLPWGEEVKEKEDEGRRRGRTGRRRTALGGGGQGRRRERPLPTGLASATAEGSPLWSVLVGCSSSDHPSHGLRIHYFRVTGSGRVIGHNNDLLELFCGVSPIDDRHTMFPVARAAIAPADRHLYIICKHRPAAGSSSTSGQQAHEKVFPPKAFSLNTADKSLSTLPPLPFTRGSWEAISACGKLWVPVVLVKRGSYGEAWSLIVYKLIGDCWSEVNSVEFPYKHSLERGYSGTLLQGYVVLHTNILLSFSNSSFFLFKCTSGDLSRVDTNGTSQYIPITGKAVYVKLHDMIYFIRGTKLFAYKYTPKWDKLLAAPIEIGNIWPYDKEGYGFVEHVGGRMLCAVWINMHQLCGCATRHALITTFRVTGVTDEFGCFVPNGVDILHSTCRQIDMLKSNASGDTCYDTFCFLQKCQDRGAKFHPSDLSETRQFYCPQVEKFSEMLTCCREFLNGKPEPAPGVVALDFCKMATRSDFYFICQADQCSLLYQISTSGGKLTCGDEALEAVLRLDTVRFGDIEIDDLSAWYFVHRGSTLYVIPSSPECNHYVVDVERKSYRLCKSKRSKLFFSAVFRAGQYVVALCDTLQYVYILRDNLQWRRQKTASRSVDVSQKVKISGFVDLINDAFMISDFDTDEFFLFDLKRWEWFSVRSWFCFLSGRCIFAEGFIYTCSDEGLAAFELFYDDTSYWLGLPIMLDFSWKYICGNRRFLCFDSICKCEIGDTIVFCVVQGYEEAPPSTSSHTLAATTVQVKLVETARGTKVPVRVDHVDIFLSSIVEEGWILTNYAFAL; encoded by the exons ATGGCGACCGCCGCTGATCTAAGGCGTGTGTCGGAGGACGAGCTGCGGAAGTGCGATTTGTTCCGGTGCTTTTGCTGTTGGCGCAGACGCTGCTCGCTCGGGATCCCGCGCATTGGCCCCCGTAGCGAGTATTTGCCGGCCAACGCCGACAAGGGGCGGATGTTAAGGCGGGGCTTGGAGGGCTCCGGCGCCCCCTACCAGCTGTATCTCCCTTGGGGAGAAGAggtgaaggagaaggaggatgAAGGAAGACGAAGGGGGAGGAcgggaagaagaaggacagCTTTGGGGGGTGGTggacaaggaagaagaagagagcgtcCCCTACCCACCGGCCTTGCGTCTGCCACTGCTGAGGGCAGCCCGCTTTGGTCGGTCCTCGTTGGCTGCTCCTCCTCCGACCATCCGTCGCACGGTCTACGCATACACTACTTCCGGGTCACCGGCTCCGGCCGCGTCATCGGCCACAACAACGACCTGCTCGAGCTCTTCTGCGGTGTGTCCCCGATCGATGACAGGCACACGATGTTCCCCGTCGCCAGGGCCGCGATAGCGCCGGCCGACCGCCATCTTTACATCATCTGCAAACATCGCCCGGCAGCCGGATCGAGCAGCACCAGCGGCCAACAAGCCCACGAGAAGGTCTTTCCTCCCAAAGCCTTCTCTTTGAACACCGCAGACAAGAGCCTGTCTACTCTGCCGCCGCTCCCGTTCACTCGTGGATCATGGGAAGCTATCTCAGCGTGTGGCAAGCTCTGGGTGCCGGTCGTATTGGTAAAGAGAGGCTCCTATGGAGAGGCATGGAGCCTCATCGTTTACAAGCTGATTGGGGACTGTTGGTCTGAAGTCAACAGTGTCGAGTTCCCTTACAAGCATTCGTTGGAACGTGGGTACAGTGGCACCTTACTCCAGGGCTATGTGGTTCTCCATACAAACATTCTATTATCATTCAGTAACTCCAGCTTCTTCTTATTCAAGTGCACCAGCGGCGACTTGTCCCGTGTTGACACTAATGGCACAAGTCAATATATTCCTATCACTGGCAAAGCAGTATATGTCAAGCTCCATGACATGATCTACTTCATACGGGGAACCAAACTCTTTGCATACAAGTACACTCCAAAGTGGGACAAGCTGCTTGCGGCTCCCATAGAGATCGGAAATATTTGGCCCTATGACAAGGAAGGGTATGGCTTCGTGGAGCACGTAGGCGGCCGTATGTTGTGTGCTGTTTGGATCAATATGCACCAGCTGTGTGGGTGTGCCACACGGCATGCCCTGATCACAACATTCCGCGTCACAGGCGTCACTGATGAATTTGGCTGCTTCGTTCCCAATGGTGTTGACATCCTGCACTCCACCTGCCGCCAGATAGACATGCTCAAGAGCAATGCATCTGGAGACACATGCTATGACACCTTCTGTTTCTTGCA GAAGTGTCAGGATCGTGGAGCCAAGTTTCATCCCTCGGATCTTTCAGAGACAAGACAGTTCTACTGCCCCCAAGTTGAAAAATTCTCAGAAATGCTTACTTGCTGCAG GGAGTTTCTAAATGGAAAGCCTGAGCCTGCTCCAGGTGTAGTAGCCCTTGACTTCTGCAAAATGGCCACCAGATCAGATTTCTATTTTATCTGTCAGGCGGATCAGTGCTCCCTTTTGTATCAAATATCTACTTCAGGAGGAAAGTTGACATGTGGTGATGAGGCCCTGGAGGCAGTACTGCGTCTAGACACAGTTAGATTTGGAGATATTGAAATAGATGACCTTTCAGCATGGTATTTTGTGCATCGCGGATCGACGCTTTATGTTATCCCATCGAGTCCAGAGTGCAatcactatgttgtcgacgtcGAAAGGAAGTCCTACAGGCTCTGTAAGAGCAAACGATCCAAGCTCTTTTTTTCAGCAGTTTTCCGAGCTGGTCAGTATGTCGTGGCTCTATGTGATACTTTGCAGTATGTCTATATCCTTCGGGACAATCTCCAATGGAGGCGCCAGAAGACAGCATCAAGGTCTGTTGATGTGTCACAAAAGGTCAAGATTTCTGGATTTGTAGACCTCATCAACGATGCGTTTATGATATCGGATTTTGACACAGATGAGTTCTTCTTGTTTGATTTGAAGAGATGGGAATGGTTTTCTGTCAGGTCATGGTTTTGTTTTCTGAGTGGAAGATGCATATTCGCAGAGGGTTTCATATACACCTGCTCAGATGAAGGTCTTGCTGCTTTTGAGCTGTTTTACGATGATACTTCATATTGGCTGGGTCTGCCTATCATGTTAgatttttcttggaagtacattTGCGGCAACCGAAGGTTCCTATGCTTTGATTCAATTTGCAAGTGCGAAATTGGTGATACCATTGTGTTCTGCGTGGTCCAGGGATATGAGGAAGCACCTCCTAGCACTTCAAGTCACACCTTGGCTGCAACCACAGTACAAGTGAAGCTTGTGGAAACAGCACGAGGGACAAAAGTGCCTGTCAGAGTTGATCATGTTGATATCTTTCTTTCATCGATTGTAGAGGAAGGGTGGATCTTGACCAACTATGCGTTTGCTTTGTAA
- the LOC101755073 gene encoding pirin-like protein At1g50590: MEKPRQVVRKFLARPQHEGVGAVVRRSIGRFELRYFDPFLVLDEFSVSAPAGFPDHPHRGFETVTYMLEGAVTHEDFEGHRGTIKAGDVQWMTAGRGIVHSEMPAGPGTSKGLQLWVNLSSGNKMVEPGYQEIQSKDIACTSADGVTVRVIAGHAMGVRSPVCTRTPTMYLDFTVRPRAAVRQPVLPSWNAFAYVLEGEGVFGTERCAPVGAHHLLLLGQGDGLEVWNKSDRPLRFLLIGGEPIGEPVAQLGPFVMNTEEEIDMTVDDFERYANGFEKARHWKSQAMVALGVE, from the exons ATGGAGAAGCCCCGGCAGGTGGTGCGGAAGTTCCTGGCCCGGCCGCAGCACGAGGgcgtcggcgccgtcgtccgccgcaGCATCGGCAG GTTTGAGCTGAGGTACTTCGATCCGTTCCTAGTCCTCGACGAGTTCTCCG TTTCTGCTCCGGCCGGGTTCCCCGACCACCCGCACAGAGGATTCGAGACCGTCACCTACATGCTCGAG GGCGCTGTGACGCACGAGGACTTCGAGGGCCACCGTGGCACCATCAAGGCCGGCGACGTGCAGTGGATGACGGCCGGGCGCGGCATCGTGCACTCGGAGATGCCCGCCGGCCCCGGCACGTCCAAGGGTCTGCAGCTCTGGGTCAACCTCTCCTCCGGCAACAAAAT GGTCGAGCCCGGGTACCAGGAGATCCAGAGCAAGGACATCGCGTGCACGTCCGCGGACGGCGTCACGGTGCGCGTGATCGCCGGGCACGCCATGGGGGTGCGGTCGCCGGTGTGCACGCGGACGCCGACCATGTACCTCGACTTCACGgtgcgcccgcgcgccgccgtgcgGCAGCCCGTGCTCCCGTCGTGGAACGCCTTCGCGTACGTGCTGGAGGGCGAGGGCGTGTTCGGGACCGAGCGGTGCGCGCCCGTCGGCGCccaccacctgctcctcctTGGCCAGGGCGACGGCCTCGAGGTGTGGAACAAGTCGGACAGGCCGCTTCGGTTCCTGCTCATCGGCGGCGAGCCCATCGGGGAGCCCGTGGCGCAGCTGGGGCCCTTCGTCATGAACACCGAGGAGGAGATCGACATGACCGTCGACGACTTCGAGCGCTACGCCAACGGGTTCGAGAAGGCCAGGCACTGGAAATCGCAGGCGATGGTAGCGCTTGGCGTAGAGTAG